A single region of the Streptomyces virginiae genome encodes:
- a CDS encoding SIR2 family NAD-dependent protein deacylase, protein MGKPLVAVFSGAGMSTESGIPDYRGPQGLWRREPDAEKLVTYEYYMADPEIRRRSWLMRAELGALGARPNAAHLAVAELERGGTPVRVITQNVDGLHQLAGMPDRKVFELHGSARSVVCTGCHARSGMDEALARVAAGEPDPACLVCGGILKSATVMFGQRLDPEVLGQAIAVAKGCQVFIAVGSTLQVQPAASLAGMAAEAGARLIIVNAEETPYDPLADEIVREPIGTALPALLARFAPS, encoded by the coding sequence ATGGGGAAGCCACTTGTCGCAGTGTTCAGCGGGGCCGGAATGTCCACCGAATCCGGAATTCCGGATTACCGGGGGCCCCAGGGCCTGTGGCGGCGGGAACCCGACGCCGAGAAGCTCGTGACCTACGAGTACTACATGGCCGATCCGGAGATCCGGCGCCGCTCCTGGCTGATGCGCGCCGAGCTCGGCGCGCTCGGAGCACGCCCGAACGCCGCGCACCTGGCCGTGGCGGAGCTGGAGCGCGGCGGCACCCCGGTACGGGTGATCACCCAGAACGTGGACGGGCTGCACCAGCTCGCCGGCATGCCCGACCGCAAGGTGTTCGAGCTGCACGGCAGCGCCCGGTCGGTGGTGTGCACGGGCTGCCACGCCCGGTCGGGGATGGACGAGGCGCTGGCCAGGGTGGCCGCCGGGGAGCCGGATCCCGCCTGCCTGGTGTGCGGCGGGATCCTCAAGTCGGCGACCGTGATGTTCGGCCAGCGGCTCGACCCCGAGGTGCTGGGGCAGGCGATCGCCGTGGCCAAGGGCTGCCAGGTCTTCATCGCCGTCGGGTCGACCCTGCAAGTGCAGCCCGCCGCGTCGCTCGCCGGGATGGCCGCGGAGGCCGGGGCCCGGCTGATCATCGTGAACGCGGAGGAGACCCCGTACGACCCGCTCGCCGACGAGATCGTCCGCGAGCCGATCGGCACGGCCCTGCCGGCTCTGCTGGCCCGGTTCGCCCCGTCCTGA
- a CDS encoding VOC family protein has product MSGNGFTTCLWFDGNAEAAADYYLSVFKDGKIGRIGRYTEAGPGEADSVMVVEFEINGQRFIGLNGGPQFPFTEAISFQIRCADEAEADYYWDALTGGGGEEGVCGWVKDRFGVSWQVIPPGAIDLIADPDPGRAARATAAMMRMKKLDVGEMRRAADAG; this is encoded by the coding sequence ATGAGCGGCAACGGATTCACCACGTGTCTGTGGTTCGACGGCAACGCGGAAGCGGCCGCCGACTACTACCTGTCCGTCTTCAAGGACGGCAAGATCGGCCGGATCGGCCGGTACACGGAGGCGGGCCCCGGCGAGGCCGACTCGGTGATGGTCGTCGAGTTCGAGATCAACGGCCAGCGGTTCATCGGCCTCAACGGCGGCCCCCAGTTCCCCTTCACCGAGGCGATCTCCTTCCAGATCCGCTGCGCCGACGAGGCGGAGGCGGACTACTACTGGGACGCGCTGACCGGTGGCGGCGGCGAAGAGGGAGTCTGCGGCTGGGTCAAGGACAGGTTCGGCGTGTCCTGGCAGGTCATCCCGCCGGGCGCCATCGACCTGATCGCCGACCCGGACCCCGGGCGCGCCGCCCGGGCCACCGCCGCCATGATGCGGATGAAGAAGCTGGACGTGGGGGAGATGCGCCGGGCGGCGGACGCGGGCTAG